The sequence below is a genomic window from Haloferax mediterranei ATCC 33500.
CCACCGCTCTTGACCGGCTATGAACCACGGAAACAGTCGACGTACATCAACGGCTTGCTCGGTGCTATCGTCGTCGTCACCCTCGGCGGTCTCGGTGGTATCTGGCTCGGCGCGAACGGCTACATCGACGGACCGCTCTGGTGGATTCTCGGCAACGAAGGTCTCGAATACCTCGAAGTCGGGAAGCTCTGGCAGTTCGGTATCCTCGCCGGCTTCCTCATCTGGGCCGGACTCGCGGTTCGCGGGTTGAAGCCACTCTTGGACAAAGAACCGGTGTACGGACTGGCGCACATGATTCTGTACGCCGGTGGCTCGATTGCCCTCCTGTTCACCGCCGGGTTCCTCTTTACCCCCGATACGAACATCGCCGTAACGGAGTTCTGGCGCTGGTGGGTCGTCCACATGTGGGTCGAAGGGGCCTTCGAGTTCTTCATCGTCGCCATCGTCGGCCTGACGCTGGTGTCGATGAATCTCCTCTCGCGCCGGAGCGCCGAGAAAGCGGTCATGCTGCAGGCGCTCCTCGTGATGGGGACGGGCATCATCGGCGTCTCGCACCACTACTGGTGGGTCGGGATGCCCGATATGTGGGTCCCGCTCGGAAGCGTCTTCTCGACGCTCGAACTCATCCCGCTGGTGTTCATCCTCTATGAGGCACTCGGCCAGTACCGCACCATGTCGACCGGCGAGAACTTCCCGTACCGCCTGCCGTTCATGTTCATCATCGCAAGCGGTGTGTGGAACTTCGTCGGCGCGGGCGTCCTCGGATTCTTCATCAACCTCCCGCTCATCAACTACTACGAACACGGGACGTATCTCACCGTAGGACACGCCCACGCCGCGATGTTCGGCGCGTTCGGGTTCCTCGCGCTCGGGATGGTCACGTACATGCTCCAACTCTCTATCGACCCCGCGCGCTGGGACGGGTCGTGGCTCCGCGCCGCGTTCTGGTGTTGGAACGTCGGTCTCGTACTGATGGTGTTCGTCTCGGTGCTCCCGGTCGGATTCCTCCAGTTGGAGACGGCGTTTACCGGAAGCTACGCCGCCGCCCGGAGCCTCGCCTTCTACAACCAGCCGATTATTCAGACGCTGTTCTGGGCGCGACTCCCCGGTGACACGCTCATGATTCTCGGGACGGTCATCTACGCCGCCGACCTCGTCAGAAAACGGTTCGTCCTCCGTGAGTCGTCGGACGACCCGAGCGTCGAAGACATGGCCGTGGCCGAGGGTATCCTCGGCGACGACTGAGAACGCGGTTCGTCAGACTTCTTTTTTCGCTCTTATGTAGAACTGTGGAGTGACCCCGTAGCAAGGCAATCGACGACGATTTCGAGGGATGCGCCGACCAGATTCAGCGAGCGAATGAGCCCGAAGGTGTGAGCGGCCTGCTCCAAGCCCTGCTTGGACAGGCCGCGAAACTTCCGCAGCCACGGTTTGACTAGCGAGAAGAGGCACTCGACTTGGTTGATGTGGACGCCGTCGGCCGAAACGTACCGTTCGTCGTGGATAACGGTTCGGTGGTCGTACTCCATCTCTCGATACGCTTGGAGTCCATCAGTCCAGACCTCTCCCAGCCGCTGGGAGAGGTCTTCAGCCTCTTGCAGTACCGGTTCGAGGTCTCCCTGGTAGCTGATTCCAAGGTGACCGCGAATCACCCGAAGCACGTCGCGGCACGCCGCGACGAGCGTTATCTGGTCTCCGTGACGGCCCTTCCATCGTGAGCGCCCCGATCGGGACGACCCGCCGCGGTACCGACTGGTCCGCGGCGGGTCTTGGCCTTTGTAGCCTGAACAGACCGTGCTCGATTCGTCGATTTGCGTTGGGCCCGAGATGGAGTGTTGGAATTGCTCCCAGACGAGGGGGAAGCCGCGCGTGACCGCGGCTTCCACCTCTCGAATCGCGTAATAGACGGTCTTGTACGCCCTGTCGAGCACAACCGCGATTTGAGAGATACTGAGCAACGTGTCTGCATAGAGGAGGTACGCGAGAAGCACCTCTCCGGTGGTGAGGTGCTTCTCGTGGAAGGGCGTGCCATAGGTGTAGACCGGTTTAAAATCGCAGTTTCGGCAGATAACGCGGTCGGACGACTCCCACGTGTGAATGCTGGGGTGGCCGCAGCGAGGACACGTGGTATACTCCCAGAACTCCTTGAGTCGCCGCTCAATGACGGCATCGAGCGGCTCGGTGTCCAACTCGAACAATCCAAGATCAACGAGCTGGCGAAGCATTCCACCGAACGCTGGCTGAGTCTGAGGCATAACCTCATGATTTCGGCTCGTTCACCGTAACTACACGGTCGTTCCTCAGCTCTACATAAGAGCGTCTTTTTTTGATGCGACGTGGAGGCAAACTCATGCTGAGTGACCGCTATGCCGAACAGCAGTCGGCCTCTATTCTCGCATCGAGAGTATCTTCGGAGGCGCGAGGGGGCCTTACAGAACTAGCACCACGACGTGAGTCTACATTGGCATTGACCAAGAACAGCCGACTGGAGGAGAGCCACTCCACTCACTGAGCATCCCTCACGGGTTGCCGCAGTACCGGCGAACGAGGGTCACGAAAGCAATCCGGAACGCGGAAAACTGGAACGGCGAAAAGAGAAGGGACAGGCCGGTCACTGAAGAGCGACCCTCAGGAACACTCGATTCGGACGCTGCCTACTCGACGACCACCGCGCCTTTCATGCCGAGCGTCTCGTGAGGGACACAGGAGTACGTGAACGTCCCCGCTTCCTCGAAGGTGTGTTCGAACGTGTGGCCCGAATCGCCGACCATCTCGGATTCGAACGCCCCGTCCGTCTCGACGACGTTGTGTGACCCGCCGTCGCCGGTCCATTCCCAAGCGACGGTCGTTCCCTTCGAGACGCGAATAGCGGCGGGACCAAACCCGAACGCCCCGCCGTTGGCCTCCACCCCGACATCGACCGTAACCGTGTCGGAACCGGTCTTGTCCACGACGCCGTCGTAGTTCTTGACGCCGTCGAACCACCCGTCGAAGGACTGTTTCGCTGCGTCCCCGCCAGCGCTGTCTCCGCCGGACTCCGCCGGTTCCGTTGTCGCAGCCGGTTCGGACTCGGCCTGGTTCTGGCCCGAGTCAGCCGATGCGCTACTGTTCGAACCCGTACAACCGGCGAGTGTCGCAGAGAGGGATGCGGTTGCAGCGAGTGCGGTAAAGCGCCGTCGCGTGAGTGTACGTTCGTGCGTCATCGTTTGCTCGTCAGTGTCGACCGATGCAATCGATTATCCCGAACATGTTCGTACCCAGTCTCATCAGTCGCTACTCGCTCGTCCAGTCGGCAT
It includes:
- a CDS encoding nitric-oxide reductase large subunit, which translates into the protein MELKRKTIAKVIAVVFIFNLVVMGAGAWFAYQEAPPIPEKVVGPDGEVIVNGEEIRDGKKVFQQNGLMNHGSILGNGAYYGVDYTADALELKVQYMRDYYAQERHGESYSALDSATQAAIADVVEKDLDGTYEGGAIEYSEAERYAHEQVRQEYVQRYHEGDHERGVPVGMIDSEAEAEQFADFAMWTAWFSHTDRPGSTHSYTNDWPYQPGAGNDATAASMTWSVIAMVLLVAGAGLGIWLYKSVELPEPSAEGISVPEPGEVSIFPSQRAALRFIPVAAGLFVAQVLLGGLLAHFYIERAGFFGIETLFGIHILQLLPFSIAKTWHIDLAILWIAATWLGAGLFLPPLLTGYEPRKQSTYINGLLGAIVVVTLGGLGGIWLGANGYIDGPLWWILGNEGLEYLEVGKLWQFGILAGFLIWAGLAVRGLKPLLDKEPVYGLAHMILYAGGSIALLFTAGFLFTPDTNIAVTEFWRWWVVHMWVEGAFEFFIVAIVGLTLVSMNLLSRRSAEKAVMLQALLVMGTGIIGVSHHYWWVGMPDMWVPLGSVFSTLELIPLVFILYEALGQYRTMSTGENFPYRLPFMFIIASGVWNFVGAGVLGFFINLPLINYYEHGTYLTVGHAHAAMFGAFGFLALGMVTYMLQLSIDPARWDGSWLRAAFWCWNVGLVLMVFVSVLPVGFLQLETAFTGSYAAARSLAFYNQPIIQTLFWARLPGDTLMILGTVIYAADLVRKRFVLRESSDDPSVEDMAVAEGILGDD
- a CDS encoding IS1595 family transposase gives rise to the protein MPQTQPAFGGMLRQLVDLGLFELDTEPLDAVIERRLKEFWEYTTCPRCGHPSIHTWESSDRVICRNCDFKPVYTYGTPFHEKHLTTGEVLLAYLLYADTLLSISQIAVVLDRAYKTVYYAIREVEAAVTRGFPLVWEQFQHSISGPTQIDESSTVCSGYKGQDPPRTSRYRGGSSRSGRSRWKGRHGDQITLVAACRDVLRVIRGHLGISYQGDLEPVLQEAEDLSQRLGEVWTDGLQAYREMEYDHRTVIHDERYVSADGVHINQVECLFSLVKPWLRKFRGLSKQGLEQAAHTFGLIRSLNLVGASLEIVVDCLATGSLHSST
- a CDS encoding halocyanin domain-containing protein: MTHERTLTRRRFTALAATASLSATLAGCTGSNSSASADSGQNQAESEPAATTEPAESGGDSAGGDAAKQSFDGWFDGVKNYDGVVDKTGSDTVTVDVGVEANGGAFGFGPAAIRVSKGTTVAWEWTGDGGSHNVVETDGAFESEMVGDSGHTFEHTFEEAGTFTYSCVPHETLGMKGAVVVE